The following coding sequences lie in one Miscanthus floridulus cultivar M001 chromosome 9, ASM1932011v1, whole genome shotgun sequence genomic window:
- the LOC136482045 gene encoding uncharacterized protein, whose amino-acid sequence MCGKMEHIHMEHKGLLGGEFKEGICASIPKPPPGTSSSRPNSMVVKKVCPREFIPAHIIAEAISTLHGLDLRWSGPITPSERQYVEQYVLAMYPQYSHGLIEDGSCDKDDLYSTYYSNGSTASSPEAGGAERRRSSPVGSPLSAAARPDMVDMVRLEPSRLLDMLTKKSSFPGSFISIPEIQARNRVLRHCGLTDDEYLVLFAPTPRDAMMLVGESYPFFRSSYYMSILEEESDCIRAFAAYKEAKVIAAPESWLDLRIKGSQLSQYFRRKSKHAPKGLFAYPAVSPLNSSSPSSTATSGARYSLHWVSEAHRNAWHVLLDATALAVGEDRLPLSLHRPDFVLCTLGDAMRTRGMEQQQPQQMQPAARVTCLLVRRRSFDTSLSQPQQPQKQ is encoded by the exons ATGTGTGGCAAGATGGAGCACATTCACATGGAACACAAG GGCTTACTTGGTGGAGAATTTAAAGAGGGAATTTGCGCCTCAATTCCCAAACCCCCTCCTGGCACATCATCAAGCAGGCCAAACAGCATGGTTGTGAAG AAGGTTTGCCCGCGGGAGTTCATCCCGGCGCACATCATCGCGGAGGCGATCTCGACGCTGCACGGGCTGGACCTGCGGTGGTCGGGGCCCATCACGCCCAGCGAGCGGCAGTACGTGGAGCAGTACGTGCTGGCCATGTACCCGCAGTACTCGCACGGCCTCATAGAGGACGGCAGCTGCGACAAGGACGACCTCTACTCCACCTACTACAGCAACGGCAGCACGGCGTCGTCGCCGGAGGCCGGCGGCGCCGAGCGGCGGCGGTCGTCGCCGGTGGGGTCGCCGTTGTCAGCCGCCGCGAGGCCCGACATGGTGGACATGGTCCGGCTGGAGCCGTCGCGGCTGCTGGACATGCTCACCAAGAAGTCGTCGTTCCCGGGGAGCTTCATCTCGATCCCGGAGatccaggccaggaaccgggtgCTCCGCCACTGCGGCCTCACCGACGACGAGTACCTCGTGCTCTTCGCGCCTACGCCGAGGGACGCCATGATGCTG GTTGGGGAGAGCTACCCTTTCTTCCGGAGCAGCTACTACATGTCGATCCTGGAGGAGGAGAGCGACTGCATCCGCGCCTTCGCGGCGTACAAGGAGGCCAAGGTGATCGCGGCGCCGGAGTCGTGGCTGGACCTACGCATCAAGGGCTCCCAGCTCAGCCAGTACTTCCGGCGCAAGTCCAAGCACGCGCCCAAGGGCCTCTTCGCCTATCCGGccgtctcccctttgaattcgtCGTCGccctcctccaccgccacctccggCGCGCGGTACTCGCTGCACTGGGTCTCCGAGGCGCACCGCAACGCGTGGCACGTGCTCCTGGACGCCACcgcgctcgccgtcggcgaggacCGCCTCCCGCTCTCGCTGCACCGCCCGGACTTCGTGCTGTGCACGCTCGGCGACGCCATGCGCACGCGGGGgatggagcagcagcagccgcagcagatGCAGCCGGCGGCGAGGGTCACCTGCCTCCTCGTCAGGAGGAGGTCCTTCGATACCTCCCTCTCCCAGCCGCAACAGCCACAGAAGCAGTAG